The Theileria annulata chromosome 2, complete sequence, *** SEQUENCING IN PROGRESS *** genomic sequence GTTGAATAGAAAGCTAGATTTAGCAgtaaatgttttaaaatcacCTTTGGTATAAAAGTCAAACTCGATGGAACTCTCCGTTTTGGTAATGTCAAGGGGAACAAGGTTGGTCGTTTCTACCCAATTACCATTGGGCTTTTTAAATTGCTTAAAAATACCATCAGAGAGTTTTATTGTTACATTTTTGgtctttttaaaatcactAAGACCATCAGTAAAAACTTCAGTAgagtatatattattactagtCTGCCAGATAACTTCATCAGAACTTAACGTCGCGGCCTTGATGACTTTAGTAAAAATGGCATTACCTCTTGCTTTGAATATTCTAACATTTTTTTGATAATCTTCAATGAAATCAAATTCGTCGGAGCTTTTATCCTTGCTTATATCAAGTGTGACATTTTTCGCGGTTTTCATGGCTTCCAATACTCGAGTTTCATCATTAATACCAATTAAATACATGCTATTTCTAACTAGGTCAAGATAAACACCCTTTAATTGCCCCAAATCTTGATAATCATCTTTTTTATAGACTTCTCTATCTTCGtacataattttactacagatatattcatttttaattgtaCATCCTATTGACATGTGATATAAAGATATTGTATATTGATTGTGGGCTGCAATCTTTTCAACTCCACTATCAAGAGTATATACCTTTAGTTTGAAGAAGTCGTGCCTTTTGCTAGTTAAGTTCTGAAATGGTTTATCTTTATCGGCGTGAAAAAACACATAGTTCATGCTGGCAAGAAATAGAAGAATTTGTCTTTCTTTAGTACTGGTATCTTTTCTTAGTCTAACCTTGGTTGCATAGTCATTTCCAGTTGACTGCCATATAACTTCATCGGAACCCGTAGTCTTTGGttttgttattttgttaaatcCATAACCTTGCTTACAAGTGAAAGTTTTGTATATCCCTATATCAGAATAATCAAACTCAGTTTCAGCGCTAGtcttattaattttaagttCTACAGGTGAGAGTGTAGGAATAGATACTGAAACTGGTTTGATTGTATCTGCTGATTCTGAAGATGACGCTTGAGATGAGGAAGATGTAGAAGTAGATGAGCTTCCTGTTAGATTTGAGGAGGTGCCATTGGCTCCATGCCCAACTGAGGCAGAAGAACCTACTTGAGAAGAAGATTGTTGATTAGCAGTAGAACTGCCATTTCCAAGTGAATGAGAACTACCATTGGAAGATGAACTGGAAGTCCCACTGGTAGATGGATCTGAGTTGGTCAAATCTACGAAACATTTAAagttaaatattagaaGATATACAACCAAATGCCTCAATAGATAACCAGGGCTCATCCAAGCTAGCGAAAACTAAAGATGCTACCAAGAATTGAAATATAACAATCCATTGGTAAGATAGCCCAGGAATATCTATTGAAAGCCATCAATTTCATTCCACGTCGAGTGGACCTAGATGGGGATAATTATTGAAGCAAAAGTACTAGGAATAAGGTTATTTGTACCAATTCATAAATGATTAAATCGACCAACGTTTATTAAACAAGATATAGTCgtgaatataattaaaattttatctaaaaCAACGTAGAAATCCTAAATTAATTCATCCAAGTTCAGCGTTAACTCAAATCATCAAAACTTTTTAAGTATTTCTAGAAATTACATCTCCTTTTTTTCCATACGttgtaattaaaattatgttcttgaatttaaatttttgcATTCCTTTGTAAATCTGTGTATAATCatcctaaaatatttacaaattgCCGTAGTTGAGTCATGCTCACTTTGCTTTTTTTACCAATTTTGTCACGGCCTTAAGTACATTTTTCCAACATTAATTAGAAATTCATCTATATATGATTTATAATTAGctattataaaataacaatttttcaCTTGAGTTTTTTTAATCTAAACATTTAAATGCTGAATATTGAACCAAGCATTacaattgattttaaacaGTTTGATAgatattaaatcaaataagCCAAATCATTCCGAATAAAAATGCAAACGAAACAACAATCCAGTTAGATTATCAACCATACAAAGATCAAAAGTTCCCCTTTCACATTGTGGATAATTTTGATCTCGTTTGATAAGAAcgttaaatattaattccaATTCGACATTTTTTAGATTGTAAATATTAagttaatatttataaatattcttACACGCTTGTTCTCGTTAATAACTGAAACGTTTTCGAGAAAATCATTTTGATTATTACAGTTTAACTCAATGCGTATCTATTAAACAGAAACTAAACTTTTGCATGTCGAATTcttagtactattattaaacaaacACAGTTAGATACTACAATACTCACATTAGTCAATAATATGCATCTCATATATTGAAAACTtcatgtaaaatataacaaattagtgtaaagtttaattatattaaaattgagGACCTGGTCCGACATGGTCAAACTTAGTTGGTCTTTGTGGCAATCCAGGCAATACTTTAAATGTTTTTTTAAGCtaaatagtttaaaaatagtataaaatttaccTTAAAATGTACTTGGAAGATGAAAAGCTTTCTTTTGTCGTCAAAGTAACTAAATAACTTGTTCGGGCCGTTGTCAATTTCTAGATTTGGTACCTTAAATGctaaaattaagttaaaatCTGTTTGTTACCTATTGTTTCGTATGGATCTGCTGCAAATAATAAGAACTGGTAGTTTGGGTCAGGTGGAATTTCAATTTTCTGTTCAAAGGCCGACATAAAACGATACTTTGGTGTTCCTTGAATCTCAGGGAACTCAATTTCAAATAGTAGTGCAGGTTGCTTTGTTTCTGGATCTCTCATTTTAGTTATCCTATAACCTGGTCTCCCAATCTTTAGTGTAGGAGCTTTAAAAGCTCTAgtctaaataattattaaattaataaaaggGTGGAATTTGGGTATGgattaacaaaattaagtaattaatatagttaagAGGTACTAAATTACCTTTGAAATTGGTGCGATGGTCATAAAAGCGTCTTTTTGTTCCTTAGCGGCCCTTCTGGCCAAGTTCATTTGGTGTTTTCGGCCCTGGGTGTGACTTAAATAAGAACTTTCAGTCGTATGAACTGTAAGACATAATCTACACTCCACATGACCCATGTGGTTCTTGGAAAAATAAGGATCCTTGTTTAAATCAAAAGTTTCAAGGGCCAATTTGCGCAGCCTCTCCCTCTGGTGAGCTGCGACGTCATGGGCGCTTGCCGGAGCGCCACTTCCTGTTTTATGTCCAACTCTATGCTGGTAATCTATCATagtgaataaaaattttaaaatagataaaaaataaaggtAGGTATGGGGAGATTCcaaaatttagaatatgaatattatacaatattagTGGTTGTGTAGATGTTTTTCCTGAAGGTTATCATCTGGTAAAATTTCttgattataaatttaataatctttGTGTAGTTTGACTTGTTGCTAATCTTGTATTCGTCCAGCAGGTCGTTGAGTTTTTTCTCATCCTCATCCAGCAACATTCCATTCGAATAATACTGTTTCACAATCTCTTTCTTTATGTTTATCATGCTCGATGATGTTTTAATAAGCAAGCAGTAGTAAAACATGACGTTCATcttattctttattatGAACACATACTTCTTTGCGTTGTTTATCTGCTTCATGTAGCTCTCCCTAAAAATCCATTAGAAAATTCACTAATTGGTTGATGTGTGCAAGTTACAGGAGTTTGTTGCCCAGAATTATCTGAATGATGCTGTTCTGCTTAACCACCAGTTTCTCGTGCGCCAGTATGTAGGAGAGTATGATATCTAGTACAAACGACGCGTTATTTATGTTGATGAAGTTCAGCCTTTTACTTAAAATGTACTCGAGATTGTTTTTCAGAAGTATCCACTCGAACTCAAACCCGTTGATCTTACTGACGTCCTCAAAATCGCCCACACTAATCTGATTCTCCTGATCTGCTCCTCCGTCATTGAAGTTCTCGTAATTTATCATGCTGTATAGCTTATTTATCTTACTGTTTTTCACATTTTTCCATATCTAAAACATAATTTAAGGTTGCAAAATTTGTGTAGTGAATAGAGTAACTACGTTTAGTGATCTTTGCTTGAGCTTATTTATTGAAAAGTCCAGAGATATGTTAATTATTGTCTTTAAGGTTAACAGGGACTTGCCATCAATTTCGCTTTTATTGTACATCTCATTATACATCTATGACGTTCAAATTAGTGTAAAAACTTACGTATAATAATCCATTGAAGATGATAATGTAAATTTCATATTCATCCAGGTCTTTGCCGCCTCCACTGTCAATTTCCGAGAAATCTTCCTTTGAAAATGGTTCATTTACTGCAATGGAAGCTTTCTTTGCAATTTCGTAATCACTGCTAAAATTACTAACCCCGTAACGTATGGCTTCCATGTTATCCATACTCCGGCCAGGTGGAATTTGGGTATCAATTCCTGTCGCTGATATTCCAGAACCGCCTAAATGAATACTTTTGTgtctaaatttaaaaaatactatGCTGTGGCATGTTGTACAAATCACTTGTTTGCGAGTTTAGATTCAAATAGTCATGTGCAAAATTACTGTTAAGTTCTGGGTTCAGGAGAAAGATGTTCTCTTCATCCTCAATGTCCAATTCCTCCTGTGTCGCTCCTTTTCTCTCATCAATAACCATCAGGTTCTTAATGTTTGCGTGTGTTACGTTGTATGAAATAGTTCCGAGTTTAGTCCACTTTACGTTGGACAGAACTGGGACCAGGAGGTTTGCCTTTTCCAGGACATCTGTGTTCTTGTAGAGCCAGTAGTTTTCCAAATTACTTAGTCGTTCCAGGTACTTATCTTCAATGAACTTCATAGTCTTGTTCAGATACTCGATTCTGTATTCTTTGACAGGGTATGGgttcaataatttatacaacATATTAAACGTAAATCCCTACccaaatatatacatagtattatatataattacaatGGCTATATATCTGAGTTTATAAAATCTGTTTATGATATACGTGtagtattaaaatgatCATGGTGCTTCCAGAAATGTAAAACGATAATAAATCGCTGATTGAATTGCTAATTTTTTTATCGTTCTCCAGTCTTAGGCCTAACACCAAAACCATTGCTCCTCTAAGTCCTCCCCAAATTAACAGTAACAACTAATCAATTTTTACCATCAGtattatatagtatatCTAATTATGGAGTAGCAATGTACCTCTTTAAAGTTAATTTGGTATCCTGTATAAGTCAGAAGTGGCTTAAACAGTAGAAGCATGATGGTTCTGGTAATATTCAGGTAAATGTACACAACTACAAGTCTCAGAGTTTTTATACCTAGAGTAATCTGGTTAGAAGTCAACATTACCTATGCTTTTGATTTTGAACTGCGACCTCAGCATTCCCACTGTGATTATACCCGagattaaaaatactaCGCAGTTTGACATGTATGAAAGTGACTCGATTAGCACGTGGTGTTTCTCAAGCGCCTCCTTGTCGAAGGTTATTAAGCCGTACGCCTTAATGAATATGCCGTAGCAAACAATGCACAGAGGACCCGAAATGTTGAGATAATACTCTGCGCAAAAGTAGAGCAGGTAGCCAATTGAAATTGAGATGATGCACTGGACGTTGTGGCATTTGCGGAAAAACGAAATCCAAACTATCACCACGATGGCGCAGGCTATCCCAAGCAGTGGCGACAAAATCAACAGCTTGATGAATAGCATAATGTAGTACCAGTACGACGACTTCTCATTTATGCTCAGCAAGTAAAAGAATTGAAATAACAGCACGCTCGTTCCATCATTTATCAGTGATTCTCCTACGCAACTTTATACTATTTAGCTTTTAAACAATCTATATAATGGTAGGTTGTACCGTTGAACATtgtaattaatttatgCGATGATGTTGAATCTCCCAGAATTGATAAAACTGCAACTGGGTCTGTAGAACTTAGGATTGAGGCCAGTAGGAAGCTAATAAAGAATGACCAGATATCATTCTCTCTGAGTGTGTAGTGGAACAGAATTCCCAGTATTGCCACTTGCAAGACAACCtaaattagattaaaaCATCTGTTTGTATCGTTATAAcagaatattatttaactatAAAAGTTAGTTATGTGAGTATTATACCCCAATTACTGCAAGGCTGATTCCTGCgagtaaaaaattacaaaatgaATACCAGTCGATCGTCTGGGTTGCTTCGTACAGAA encodes the following:
- a CDS encoding sodium/hydrogen exchanger, putative (chr2.cand.346 - sodium/hydrogen exchanger;~11 probable transmembrane helices predicted for TA14275 by TMHMM2.0 at aa 2-24, 39-61, 68-86, 137-159, 171-193, 245-267, 293-315, 330-352, 365-382, 402-421 and 434-456;~Signal peptide predicted for TA14275 by SignalP 2.0 HMM (Signal peptide probability 0.996, signal anchor probability 0.002) with cleavage site probability 0.689 between residues 26 and 27): MTLINLIKFLASILAILVLHIEGASCDSDNVNLSGVSENLASLVSVTVFILISSCFLHFLSSKINDKIPISLVLFIYGMLIYGILMNFDHEKLPVGILRWVSSLRNIDNSILYFVALPILLYEATQTIDWYSFCNFLLAGISLAVIGVVLQVAILGILFHYTLRENDIWSFFISFLLASILSSTDPVAVLSILGDSTSSHKLITMFNGESLINDGTSVLLFQFFYLLSINEKSSYWYYIMLFIKLLILSPLLGIACAIVVIVWISFFRKCHNVQCIISISIGYLLYFCAEYYLNISGPLCIVCYGIFIKAYGLITFDKEALEKHHVLIESLSYMSNCVVFLISGIITVGMLRSQFKIKSIGIKTLRLVVVYIYLNITRTIMLLLFKPLLTYTGYQINFKELLLLIWGGLRGAMVLVLGLRLENDKKISNSISDLLSFYISGSTMIILILHGFTFNMLYKLLNPYPVKEYRIEYLNKTMKFIEDKYLERLSNLENYWLYKNTDVLEKANLLVPVLSNVKWTKLGTISYNVTHANIKNLMVIDERKGATQEELDIEDEENIFLLNPELNSNFAHDYLNLNSQTSDLYNMPQHSGSGISATGIDTQIPPGRSMDNMEAIRYGVSNFSSDYEIAKKASIAVNEPFSKEDFSEIDSGGGKDLDEYEIYIIIFNGLLYMYNEMYNKSEIDGKSLLTLKTIINISLDFSINKLKQRSLNIWKNVKNSKINKLYSMINYENFNDGGADQENQISVGDFEDVSKINGFEFEWILLKNNLEYILSKRLNFININNASFVLDIILSYILAHEKLVVKQNSIIQIILGNKLLESYMKQINNAKKYVFIIKNKMNVMFYYCLLIKTSSSMINIKKEIVKQYYSNGMLLDEDEKKLNDLLDEYKISNKSNYTKIIKFIIKKFYQMITFRKNIYTTTNIV
- a CDS encoding SfiI-subtelomeric fragment related protein family member, putative (chr2.cand.349 - signal peptide, hypothetical protein;~secreted protein, putative); its protein translation is MSPGYLLRHLVVYLLIFNFKCFVDLTNSDPSTSGTSSSSSNGSSHSLGNGSSTANQQSSSQVGSSASVGHGANGTSSNLTGSSSTSTSSSSQASSSESADTIKPVSVSIPTLSPVELKINKTSAETEFDYSDIGIYKTFTCKQGYGFNKITKPKTTGSDEVIWQSTGNDYATKVRLRKDTSTKERQILLFLASMNYVFFHADKDKPFQNLTSKRHDFFKLKVYTLDSGVEKIAAHNQYTISLYHMSIGCTIKNEYICSKIMYEDREVYKKDDYQDLGQLKGVYLDLVRNSMYLIGINDETRVLEAMKTAKNVTLDISKDKSSDEFDFIEDYQKNVRIFKARGNAIFTKVIKAATLSSDEVIWQTSNNIYSTEVFTDGLSDFKKTKNVTIKLSDGIFKQFKKPNGNWVETTNLVPLDITKTESSIEFDFYTKGDFKTFTAKSSFLFNKLIESKTFGSDTVIWEAPNSSDHSNKVTLMVTGDEKYMGLLRKDNTVILLHKPPSSDSWTNITSNVSKISDLKMSHYDSDTQKYYLLKPEQYKVTFNNLLHGYELKSGVTCHRVKFGSKIVWSSTDQDPFKQAKAVFTYLRANNFILIGPSNEKKEISSRDLLQDDGIQEEELTEKEPDTESISSESDTTESEELDLSLSLDPSQTGSQDSTTPETSQSTSTGEQQPSEPTSTTPESQPPEATSTASSLDSNPSSETFME
- a CDS encoding splicing factor 3a subunit 2, putative (chr2.cand.348 - splicing factor 3a subunit 2, putative) — encoded protein: MIDYQHRVGHKTGSGAPASAHDVAAHQRERLRKLALETFDLNKDPYFSKNHMGHVECRLCLTVHTTESSYLSHTQGRKHQMNLARRAAKEQKDAFMTIAPISKTRAFKAPTLKIGRPGYRITKMRDPETKQPALLFEIEFPEIQGTPKYRFMSAFEQKIEIPPDPNYQFLLFAADPYETIAFKVPNLEIDNGPNKLFSYFDDKRKLFIFQVHFKLKKTFKVLPGLPQRPTKFDHVGPGPQF